The Oncorhynchus masou masou isolate Uvic2021 chromosome 8, UVic_Omas_1.1, whole genome shotgun sequence genome has a window encoding:
- the LOC135544387 gene encoding 14-3-3 protein eta-like — protein MADREQLIQRARMAEQAERYDDMASAMKQVTELSEPLSNDDRNLLSVAYKNVVGARRSSWRVTSSIEQRAMADGNDKKLELVKAYRETIEKELETVCQDVLNLLDQFLIKSCGEDQLESKVFYLKMKGDYYRYLAEVATAEKKTSAVESSEGAYKEAYEISKSMAATHPIRLGLALNFSVFYYEIQNAPEEACRLAKEAFDEAIGHLDNLNEDSYKDSTLIMQLLRDNLTLWTSDQQDSEGGEAQP, from the exons ATGGCAGATAGAGAGCAACTGATCCAGAGAGCCCGTATGGCTGAGCAGGCGGAACGGTACGATGACATGGCCTCGGCGATGAAACAG GTGACTGAGCTGAGCGAGCCTCTGAGTAACGACGACCGCAACCTACTCTCTGTGGCCTACAAGAACGTGGTGGGGGCCCGGCGGTCCTCCTGGCGTGTCACCTCCAGCATCGAGCAGAGGGCCATGGCCGACGGCAACGACAAGAAGCTGGAGCTGGTGAAGGCCTACCGGGAGACCATCGAGAAGGAGCTGGAGACGGTGTGCCAGGACGTGCTCAACCTGCTCGACCAGTTCCTCATCAAGAGCTGCGGAGAAGACCAGCTGGAGAGCAAGGTGTTCTACCTGAAGATGAAGGGCGACTACTACCGCTATTTGGCCGAGGTGGCCACAGCCGAGAAGAAGACCTCCGCCGTGGAGTCCTCCGAGGGAGCCTACAAGGAAGCCTATGAGATCAGCAAGAGCATGGCGGCCACCCACCCCATCCGGCTAGGCCTGGCCCTCAACTTCTCTGTGTTCTACTACGAGATCCAGAATGCTCCCGAGGAGGCCTGCAGGCTGGCCAAGGAGGCCTTTGATGAGGCCATTGGACACCTGGACAATCTGAACGAGGACTCCTATAAGGACTCCACCCTCATCATGCAGCTGCTGCGGGACAACCTGACCCTGTGGACCAGTGACCAGCAGGACAGCGAGGGGGGAGAGGCCCAACCCTAA